One part of the Thermanaeromonas sp. C210 genome encodes these proteins:
- a CDS encoding Zn-dependent hydrolase: MSLKINGKRLKERLIALSEFGKDEAGGWSRFTWTDDYIRAKELVKQWMREAGMTVREDAMGNVFGRLAGLDDSLPVVAAGSHIDSVKCGGMFDGNVGVLGALEVITTIAENKIKTKHPLEVIIFVEEDGARFNWRILGARAMVGEVARESLDKYKDKDGISIAQAMEAAGYDPNKISEVKIDPKYYKCFFEMHIEQSHCLESEGVSVGVVEGIFGSVWLKVTLKGRADHAGATPMKFRKDALVAASEIIIAMEKIAKEAGETTVGTVGWISVQPCMINTIPGIVEMTLDIRDINEKNLETAINNIRQFIGEVCKKRNIEVEIEEVVRFSPIHFPDHMIDTVEQAAKEEGIPFMRIASGAGHDAQALAKLIDVGMIFTPSRGGLSHCPDEYTDYEDIAKCAQVLLKAMLKKAEVVA; this comes from the coding sequence ATGTCCTTGAAGATCAATGGTAAGCGACTAAAAGAACGTTTGATTGCTTTATCCGAATTCGGCAAGGATGAGGCTGGTGGCTGGAGCAGGTTTACTTGGACTGATGATTATATTAGGGCCAAAGAGCTAGTGAAACAATGGATGCGAGAGGCTGGTATGACGGTTCGGGAAGACGCTATGGGTAATGTGTTTGGACGTTTAGCTGGTTTGGATGATTCTTTACCGGTTGTTGCTGCCGGGTCCCATATTGATAGCGTTAAGTGTGGCGGGATGTTTGATGGGAATGTAGGGGTGTTGGGGGCTCTAGAAGTAATTACGACAATTGCTGAAAACAAGATTAAAACTAAACATCCTCTGGAAGTAATTATCTTTGTTGAAGAAGACGGGGCGCGTTTTAACTGGAGAATTCTGGGCGCCCGTGCCATGGTCGGAGAGGTAGCAAGGGAGTCTTTGGATAAATATAAAGATAAAGACGGCATTTCGATCGCCCAAGCGATGGAGGCGGCGGGGTATGATCCTAATAAAATTAGTGAGGTCAAAATTGATCCAAAGTATTACAAGTGTTTCTTCGAAATGCATATCGAGCAAAGTCATTGCCTGGAATCTGAGGGGGTTTCGGTGGGCGTTGTAGAAGGTATTTTTGGTTCGGTCTGGCTTAAGGTGACGTTAAAGGGTAGGGCTGATCACGCAGGCGCGACCCCGATGAAATTTAGAAAAGACGCTTTAGTTGCGGCTTCTGAAATTATCATTGCCATGGAAAAGATTGCTAAGGAAGCCGGAGAAACCACCGTAGGTACCGTAGGGTGGATTAGTGTTCAACCTTGTATGATTAATACAATTCCGGGCATTGTGGAGATGACTTTAGATATCCGGGATATAAATGAAAAAAATCTAGAGACGGCCATTAATAACATCCGGCAATTTATCGGGGAAGTCTGTAAAAAACGTAACATCGAAGTGGAAATTGAAGAAGTTGTCCGTTTTTCTCCTATACATTTCCCTGATCACATGATTGATACAGTGGAACAAGCGGCGAAAGAAGAAGGGATTCCCTTTATGCGCATCGCCAGCGGAGCGGGACATGATGCCCAAGCCCTGGCTAAGCTTATCGATGTAGGAATGATTTTTACTCCCAGTAGAGGGGGTTTGAGCCACTGTCCCGATGAGTACACCGACTATGAAGACATTGCTAAGTGTGCCCAGGTATTGTTGAAGGCGATGCTTAAGAAGGCTGAAGTTGTTGCGTAA